The genomic segment AAGGGAAACCTGACTGTTCTGAAGATGGCGATCTTGAAAAACCGCAGTAATGCAACTTTGACCAGTCCCGTGCCACCATTAACTAAAAGTACCGCTGAGACTATAAAAATCATGAAGGGATTACCGGTCTTGATGACAAAGACGCCGAGAAGAAAACCTAGCGAGCGCGATCCGGCGTCGCCCATAAGGAGGCTACTGGGGTTGGCGTTGTACCAAAGATAACCGAGGATCGTACCTACCAGTGAGAAGGCCATAATGCCCCAGACAGCCCCGTCTTGGTAATGAGGTAGCAGCAGATAATTAGCAATTTCCTTGTGGCCAAGGACAAAGTACAGGAGCCCACCCAGACTTGTGAATGCGACTGCTGTGAGCGTACCAGAGAGCCCGTCCACACCATCGGTGCAGTTAGTCGAGTTGATCGCCGTCCAGATCAGTACCGTGCCACCAGCGATAAAGAGCCAGGGTGGCACGCTCAGCATGGTTTTGGTGAATGGCAGCCAGATGGTCGTGGTCTGAGCGTCGCAGAGTAACGTCGAGGCAGCCACAGCCAGGAACACATCGATGAGCCCCTTCTTGTATTCGCTCCAGGAGTCGATCGCCTTGTCGTCAAACCAACCGGATAGCATAGCCAGGTAGTTTAGAAGGATCACCGCTAGAGACTGATTCGTCGGTGGCAAGACGATCAGCTCCACTAAAGTAAAAATAGAGATGAATATCACCCCTGCTCCTGTAGGCTTGCCTTGCGCCGCCGAGCTCTGCACAGCATGGGCACGTCCCCGGTCACGCGGCAGCAGCCTGGACAGCCTCGGGAGCAAGATAAAGGTCAAAAGCCAACAAAGGCTGACGCTCCAACCTCCCAAAAATAGATACGAGGTGAAGAGGCGGAACGGCCCAAATTGTTTCTCTAGTAACTCGCCGATCCAAAATAGCACCTGAGCCTCCTAGGGGGCGGTATTTTTTTCCAATGAATGGTATAACTATAATGCAATCAGCAAGATGA from the Deltaproteobacteria bacterium genome contains:
- a CDS encoding phospho-N-acetylmuramoyl-pentapeptide-transferase; translation: MLFWIGELLEKQFGPFRLFTSYLFLGGWSVSLCWLLTFILLPRLSRLLPRDRGRAHAVQSSAAQGKPTGAGVIFISIFTLVELIVLPPTNQSLAVILLNYLAMLSGWFDDKAIDSWSEYKKGLIDVFLAVAASTLLCDAQTTTIWLPFTKTMLSVPPWLFIAGGTVLIWTAINSTNCTDGVDGLSGTLTAVAFTSLGGLLYFVLGHKEIANYLLLPHYQDGAVWGIMAFSLVGTILGYLWYNANPSSLLMGDAGSRSLGFLLGVFVIKTGNPFMIFIVSAVLLVNGGTGLVKVALLRFFKIAIFRTVRFPLHDHVRHNKGWSNTQVLVRFALVQVMMTMITLVLLIKVR